The following proteins come from a genomic window of Bactrocera tryoni isolate S06 chromosome 1, CSIRO_BtryS06_freeze2, whole genome shotgun sequence:
- the LOC120779789 gene encoding trafficking protein particle complex subunit 1: protein MTIYHLYIFDKFGTMLYYAEWNRTKKSGVSREEEAKLTYGMLFSIKSFVSKISPHDPREGFLYYKTNRYALHYMETPSGLKFVLYTDTAALNVKELLQQLYSKIWVEYVVRDPLWNPGTPVTSELFQTKLDEFIKQSALYGIRNI, encoded by the exons ATGActatttatcatttatatatttttgataaattcggCACTATGCTATATTATGCCGAATGGAACCGTACAAAAAAATCTGGTGTTAGCAGAGAAGAG GAAGCGAAACTTACTTATGGAatgcttttttcaataaaatcattCGTAAGTAAAATATCTCCACATGATCCCCGCGAAGGATTTCTTTACTACAAAACGAACCGATATGCGCTCCACTACATGGAAACACCTTCCGGCCTAAA GTTTGTGCTGTATACCGACACTGCTGCGTTGAATGTGAAAGAACTGTTACAGCAGTTGTATAGCAAAATTTGGGTAGAATATGTCGTACGTGATCCACTTTGGAATCCAGGCACACCCGTAACATCGGAGTTGTTTCAAACGAAGTTAGATGAATTCATAAAGCAGTCCGCTCTGTATGGCATACGTAATATATAA